A genomic window from Methanobrevibacter sp. TLL-48-HuF1 includes:
- a CDS encoding glycosyltransferase gives MSFKNRLMSKIPASYILHKSSSKTEAKAIIKGYNAIRKNKLFDDEFYLNKYPKIKASEMDPLLHYIFFGFDEGKKPNKDFDGVFYKHHYGDVEINPLIHYALYGINENRQIKVANKDLSTFNDLNKVNILFVLHEKIGTIGGTGFTNLDIINSLDKKFQAFILTSDGEDIELWKSDSSLEKIANFNYHPKEYEFLDSNLANIYEEILSKLDIKVIHINHLINHTFDLVEIANKKEIPYITSIHDFYYICPSIHLINENYSYCEFKCNTCKFENILKDWQKHGFKLLENAYLNIVPSDSVIEIYKHVYSDLNNFKLIEHGRDIKKSDIEPELSVKPIKIALPGHISQHKGSLLIKKIKNLDKDNELELHFMGTAIPNLNKYGINHGRYKRGDFNKIIAEINPSFIAILSTCPETFSHTLTESWKSGIPVIATNLGALKERINKTNGGWLVDYKDPQAIYDKILSIDETDYLKKVESISKIRFKSLKEMTDEYNQIYGEIADEL, from the coding sequence AGTAAAATTCCAGCCAGCTATATTTTACATAAATCCTCCAGTAAAACGGAAGCTAAAGCAATTATTAAAGGATATAATGCAATTCGTAAAAATAAATTATTTGATGATGAATTTTACTTAAATAAATATCCTAAAATTAAAGCTTCTGAGATGGATCCTTTGCTTCATTATATTTTCTTTGGATTTGATGAAGGAAAAAAGCCAAATAAGGATTTTGATGGAGTCTTTTATAAACATCACTATGGGGATGTAGAGATTAATCCCTTAATTCACTATGCATTATATGGAATTAATGAAAATCGCCAAATTAAAGTAGCTAATAAAGATTTATCCACTTTCAATGATTTAAATAAAGTAAATATATTATTTGTTCTACATGAAAAAATAGGAACTATTGGAGGTACTGGTTTTACTAATCTGGATATTATTAATAGTTTGGATAAAAAATTTCAGGCATTTATTTTAACTTCTGATGGTGAAGACATTGAATTATGGAAATCTGATTCCTCTTTAGAAAAAATAGCTAATTTTAATTATCATCCTAAAGAGTATGAATTTTTGGACAGCAATTTAGCTAACATTTACGAAGAAATCCTATCAAAATTAGATATTAAAGTCATTCATATTAATCATTTAATCAATCATACTTTTGATTTGGTTGAAATAGCTAATAAAAAAGAAATTCCTTATATTACAAGTATACATGATTTTTATTATATTTGTCCGTCGATCCATTTAATCAATGAAAATTACAGTTACTGTGAGTTCAAATGCAATACTTGCAAATTTGAAAATATTTTAAAAGACTGGCAAAAACACGGATTTAAATTACTTGAAAATGCTTATTTAAATATTGTCCCATCTGATTCAGTAATTGAAATCTATAAACATGTATATTCGGATTTAAATAATTTTAAGTTAATTGAACATGGTAGAGATATTAAAAAATCAGATATTGAACCTGAATTATCTGTAAAACCAATTAAAATTGCTCTTCCAGGTCACATATCACAGCATAAGGGATCTTTATTAATCAAAAAAATAAAAAATTTAGATAAAGACAATGAATTGGAACTGCATTTTATGGGAACTGCAATTCCCAATTTAAATAAATATGGAATAAATCATGGAAGATATAAAAGAGGAGATTTTAACAAGATTATAGCTGAAATTAATCCTTCATTTATAGCTATTTTATCAACATGTCCTGAAACATTCTCACATACATTAACTGAAAGCTGGAAATCAGGAATTCCAGTAATAGCTACAAACCTTGGAGCACTAAAGGAAAGAATTAATAAGACAAATGGGGGATGGTTAGTGGACTATAAAGATCCTCAGGCAATATATGATAAGATTTTAAGTATTGACGAAACAGATTATCTGAAAAAAGTAGAAAGCATATCTAAAATCCGCTTTAAAAGCCTTAAAGAAATGACTGATGAATACAATCAGATATATGGAGAAATAGCTGATGAATTATAA
- a CDS encoding ABC transporter permease produces the protein MFENNVYVQNFNKYTFLLTELIKRDISGKYKDSTLGLFWSFLNPLLSMIVLTMVFSLIFANTIENFPVYLLSGKLVFDLFANATTGAMDSIKANSEIIKKIYVPKYMFAVGIVCSEFINFLISLVVLVAVMIVTGAPFHFALIYSPIPLFFLLVLTMGVGLILATATTFFTDIKYLYGVLVMLLSFMTPLFYPIDIIPQQYLFAYKLNPLYSAVECFRNIILGGTFPDTWPFLFLVVTSIISLIIGVYIFFKYQDKFVLNI, from the coding sequence ATGTTTGAAAACAATGTGTATGTACAAAATTTTAATAAGTATACTTTTCTGCTTACCGAATTAATTAAAAGGGATATAAGCGGAAAATATAAGGATTCTACTTTAGGTTTATTTTGGAGTTTTTTAAATCCATTATTATCTATGATTGTTTTAACAATGGTTTTCTCTTTAATATTTGCAAATACTATTGAGAATTTCCCAGTTTATTTGTTAAGTGGTAAATTAGTATTTGATTTATTTGCTAATGCTACTACTGGAGCCATGGATTCCATTAAGGCAAATTCTGAGATTATTAAAAAGATTTATGTTCCTAAATACATGTTTGCAGTAGGAATTGTCTGTTCAGAATTTATTAACTTTTTAATCTCTCTGGTGGTATTGGTTGCTGTGATGATAGTTACTGGCGCTCCATTCCATTTTGCATTAATATATTCACCAATTCCATTGTTTTTCTTATTGGTTTTAACAATGGGGGTAGGTTTAATCCTTGCAACAGCTACAACATTCTTTACAGATATTAAATATTTATACGGAGTTCTTGTAATGCTTTTATCATTTATGACTCCTTTGTTCTATCCGATAGATATTATTCCTCAACAGTACCTATTTGCATATAAATTAAATCCTTTATATTCAGCTGTTGAGTGTTTCAGAAACATTATACTTGGCGGGACTTTCCCAGATACCTGGCCATTCCTGTTTTTGGTTGTAACTTCAATAATTTCACTTATCATTGGTGTTTACATATTCTTCAAATATCAGGATAAATTTGTACTTAATATATAG
- a CDS encoding glycosyltransferase, producing the protein MYKISVVVATYNSGDFLNEFLDSIMSQSLGFEDIEVIFVDDASTDSYTLELLHNFDEMYSNVLAVFLDENSGFPGTGRNRGLDLARGEYVIFADHDDSYVENAFEVMYNEITKENADFLITNFYKVYENESVKEKTVFNRENIAVNSFREDLRLFDIAPSIWTKLFKKDFLTENNIRFLEGMLAEDLYVYVYALLKSKRTVYLDDFYSYNYSIRDADGNKSTIHIRNKKYLASMVDGYFEIDNLLNKLNNEEFFSNIFKRHFVYWLTSLVASDISDTEKRELVAAINPLLRKQVNITSDFDERIYSPLTKPILAGDYDETVRKITKIKKSRARKDKIKSFFGLG; encoded by the coding sequence ATGTATAAAATTTCAGTTGTAGTAGCTACTTATAATTCTGGTGATTTTTTAAATGAGTTTTTAGACTCTATCATGTCTCAGAGTTTAGGTTTTGAGGATATTGAGGTTATTTTTGTTGATGATGCTTCAACTGACAGTTATACTTTGGAGTTGTTGCATAATTTTGATGAAATGTATTCTAATGTTTTGGCTGTATTTTTAGATGAAAATTCAGGGTTTCCCGGAACCGGCAGAAATAGGGGTTTGGATTTGGCCAGGGGTGAGTATGTTATCTTTGCTGATCATGATGATAGCTATGTAGAAAATGCTTTTGAAGTAATGTATAATGAAATAACCAAAGAAAATGCTGATTTTTTAATTACTAACTTCTATAAAGTTTATGAAAATGAATCTGTTAAAGAAAAAACAGTTTTCAATAGGGAAAATATTGCTGTAAACAGTTTTAGAGAGGATTTACGGTTATTTGATATTGCTCCGAGTATCTGGACAAAATTATTTAAAAAAGACTTCCTGACTGAAAACAATATTAGATTTTTAGAAGGAATGCTTGCTGAAGACTTGTATGTTTATGTTTATGCACTTCTTAAATCTAAAAGAACAGTTTATCTGGATGATTTTTATAGCTATAATTATAGTATACGTGATGCTGACGGAAATAAATCTACAATTCATATTAGAAATAAAAAATACTTGGCCAGCATGGTTGATGGTTATTTTGAGATAGATAACTTGTTAAATAAACTAAATAATGAGGAATTCTTCTCAAATATCTTTAAAAGACATTTTGTTTATTGGTTAACAAGTTTGGTAGCTAGTGATATTTCCGATACTGAAAAAAGAGAGTTAGTAGCAGCTATTAATCCATTACTTAGAAAACAAGTAAATATAACTTCGGATTTTGATGAAAGAATTTATTCACCTTTGACTAAACCTATTTTAGCAGGGGATTATGATGAAACAGTCAGAAAAATAACTAAAATTAAAAAATCAAGAGCCAGGAAAGATAAAATCAAGTCTTTTTTTGGATTGGGATAA
- a CDS encoding glycosyltransferase, which produces MNYKISVIVATYNSGDFLNEFLDSIISQSLGFEDIEVIFVDDASTDTYTLELLHNFDEMYSNVLAVFLDENSGFPGAGRNRGLDLASGEYVIFADHDDSYVENAFEVMYDKIRDNDVLISNFNQIFDDKAVKFKSLYKDTPTVKVKDIGEDRNLLRIPAAIWTRLFRKDFLIENNIRFLEGMLCEDVYVATLGCLKANGIIYLNDFYSYNYKIRDVEGNKSTIHIRNRKYIEAMLNGYYEIAKMLENENKTGYGKEIFRQHLTSWLYTIVLSELDSSDKKELFAKSYDIFKMYYTQDPYFKKRYNNLVNNILTKDFDEAVAEANKLEKTQENINNRSFLSRLKNKLRR; this is translated from the coding sequence ATGAATTATAAAATATCTGTAATAGTAGCTACTTACAACTCTGGCGATTTTTTAAATGAGTTTTTAGACTCTATCATATCTCAGAGTTTAGGTTTTGAGGATATTGAGGTTATTTTTGTTGATGATGCTTCAACTGATACTTATACTTTAGAGTTATTGCATAATTTTGATGAAATGTATTCTAATGTTTTGGCTGTATTTTTAGATGAAAATTCAGGGTTTCCTGGAGCTGGCAGAAATAGGGGTTTGGATTTGGCCAGTGGTGAGTATGTTATCTTTGCTGATCATGATGATAGCTATGTAGAAAATGCTTTTGAAGTAATGTATGATAAAATAAGGGATAATGATGTGCTGATATCCAATTTTAATCAGATATTTGATGATAAAGCAGTTAAATTCAAATCATTATACAAAGACACACCAACAGTTAAAGTTAAAGATATTGGTGAAGACAGAAATCTTTTAAGAATTCCTGCAGCTATTTGGACAAGATTATTCAGAAAAGACTTCTTAATTGAAAATAATATCAGGTTTTTAGAAGGGATGCTTTGCGAAGATGTTTATGTAGCTACTTTAGGCTGCTTAAAAGCAAATGGAATAATTTATCTTAATGATTTCTATAGCTACAACTACAAAATTCGTGATGTTGAAGGAAACAAATCAACAATCCATATCAGAAACAGAAAATACATTGAAGCAATGTTAAATGGATATTATGAAATAGCTAAAATGCTTGAAAATGAAAATAAAACAGGTTATGGTAAAGAAATATTTAGACAACATTTAACATCATGGTTATATACAATTGTATTAAGTGAATTGGACTCCAGCGATAAAAAAGAGCTGTTTGCAAAGTCATATGATATTTTTAAAATGTATTATACACAAGATCCCTACTTTAAAAAAAGGTATAATAATCTGGTTAACAATATTTTAACTAAGGACTTTGATGAGGCTGTTGCTGAGGCAAACAAATTAGAAAAAACTCAGGAAAACATAAATAACAGAAGTTTTCTTTCAAGATTAAAAAACAAATTGAGAAGATAG
- a CDS encoding ABC transporter ATP-binding protein, with protein sequence MTIQVRYPKVITQEENSSKSEWNDLDNVKIDDWDELASTVVESNEAPQVMCTSHFDFNIPDDARVSEVIVEHDFHKDSSENPIKMDPPMIKAVIGDSEFEKESFVHADVYPADRSVKIIVDDIEGKDINNNFAIKVEFPKNTSENDGLLYFDYIRVKLVFEVKRYLITSGETNNYFPTKEKPIKIAVGEELRYSIYFRNVNGISKEPQEVKINIPEGFELVKYYFKPRKVNKLSEKDVEVAEDIFDETNYIWTPSARGKGMSGLRLILKATCEGFTHINAYTKNYGATPNFYVEVHPEGFESPVNMFDETSGVWASELEDNEEFQRLNQEVAIDVDSVSMEFDMPQEKVDNLKEYCIKWVKRELKPKTNFKALNDLSFTINKGERVGIIGFNGAGKSTLLKVLSGVFKPTKGKIYTAGKIAPLLELGAGFDHNYSGRENVFLNGAILGYSKEFLLSKYDEIVEFSELGDFMEIPIKNYSSGMVAKLGFSVATVVEPDILILDEILSVGDVKFQKKSGDKLKSMMGSGVTVLLVSHSTAKIRELCTRAIWLDKGKLIMDGNVDYVCDAYIEAAKKASADEIKDLELV encoded by the coding sequence TTGACTATTCAAGTAAGATATCCAAAAGTTATTACTCAAGAAGAAAATTCCAGTAAATCTGAATGGAATGATTTAGATAATGTTAAAATCGATGATTGGGATGAATTAGCTTCTACAGTAGTTGAATCAAATGAAGCTCCTCAGGTTATGTGTACAAGTCATTTTGATTTTAATATTCCTGATGATGCCAGAGTATCAGAAGTTATTGTAGAGCATGATTTTCATAAAGATTCTTCTGAAAATCCTATTAAAATGGATCCTCCTATGATTAAAGCAGTTATAGGAGACAGTGAATTTGAAAAAGAATCTTTTGTTCATGCAGATGTTTATCCTGCAGACAGGTCTGTAAAAATAATTGTTGATGACATAGAAGGTAAGGATATTAATAATAATTTCGCCATTAAAGTAGAATTTCCTAAAAACACCAGTGAAAATGACGGATTACTTTATTTTGATTATATTCGTGTCAAATTAGTTTTTGAGGTTAAAAGATATCTTATAACTTCCGGTGAAACTAACAATTATTTCCCAACAAAGGAAAAACCTATAAAAATAGCTGTAGGTGAAGAATTAAGATATTCTATTTACTTTAGAAATGTAAATGGTATTTCAAAAGAACCTCAGGAAGTTAAAATCAACATTCCTGAAGGTTTTGAACTTGTAAAATATTATTTCAAACCTAGGAAAGTTAATAAGTTATCTGAAAAAGATGTGGAGGTAGCTGAAGATATATTTGATGAAACAAATTATATTTGGACTCCTTCAGCACGTGGAAAAGGAATGTCTGGATTAAGATTAATTCTTAAAGCTACCTGTGAAGGATTTACTCATATAAATGCCTATACTAAAAATTATGGTGCAACTCCTAATTTTTATGTTGAAGTTCATCCTGAAGGATTTGAAAGTCCGGTCAATATGTTTGATGAAACTTCCGGAGTTTGGGCTTCTGAATTAGAAGATAATGAAGAATTTCAAAGATTAAATCAGGAAGTAGCTATTGATGTTGACAGTGTATCTATGGAATTTGATATGCCTCAAGAAAAAGTGGATAATCTAAAAGAGTATTGTATTAAATGGGTTAAAAGGGAACTTAAACCTAAAACAAATTTCAAAGCACTTAATGATTTATCATTTACTATTAACAAAGGTGAAAGGGTAGGAATTATAGGATTTAATGGTGCAGGTAAAAGTACTCTTTTAAAAGTATTGTCCGGTGTATTTAAACCGACTAAAGGTAAAATATACACTGCCGGAAAGATAGCTCCATTATTGGAACTTGGTGCAGGTTTTGACCATAATTACAGTGGAAGAGAAAACGTATTTTTAAATGGAGCAATATTAGGTTATTCCAAAGAGTTTCTATTAAGCAAATATGATGAAATTGTTGAGTTTTCAGAACTTGGTGACTTTATGGAAATTCCAATTAAGAATTATTCCTCAGGTATGGTTGCTAAACTCGGTTTTTCAGTAGCTACTGTTGTTGAACCTGATATATTAATTTTAGATGAAATTTTATCTGTTGGGGATGTAAAGTTCCAAAAGAAAAGTGGAGACAAACTTAAATCTATGATGGGGTCAGGAGTTACTGTTCTTTTAGTATCACATTCAACTGCCAAAATAAGGGAATTATGTACCAGAGCTATTTGGTTAGATAAAGGTAAGCTTATAATGGATGGTAATGTTGATTATGTCTGTGATGCATATATTGAAGCAGCTAAAAAAGCATCTGCAGATGAAATTAAAGATTTAGAGCTTGTATAA